A part of Vulpes lagopus strain Blue_001 chromosome 4, ASM1834538v1, whole genome shotgun sequence genomic DNA contains:
- the DCAF16 gene encoding DDB1- and CUL4-associated factor 16, giving the protein MGPRNPSPDPISESESEEEENANYLNESSGQEWDSSEEEDPVVPNLTPLESLAWQVKCLLKYSTTWKPLNPNSWLYHAKLLDPSTPVHILREIGLRLSHCSHCVPKLEPIPEWPPLASCGVPPFQKPLKNASRLSRDHATLNGALQLATKQLSRTLSRATPIPEYLKQIPNSCVSGCCCGWLTKTVKETTRTEPINTTYSYTDFQKAVNRLLTASL; this is encoded by the coding sequence ATGGGTCCCAGAAATCCCTCTCCTGACCCCATATCAGAATCAGAAAGTGAGGAAGAAGAAAACGCTAACTACCTAAATGAGAGTTCTGGGCAAGAGTGGGATTCCTCTGAAGAAGAAGACCCCGTGGTGCCCAACCTAACACCCCTTGAGAGTCTTGCTTGGCAGGTTaagtgccttttaaaatattctacgACTTGGAAACCTTTAAATCCTAATTCCTGGTTATATCACGCTAAACTCTTGGATCCAAGCACACCAGTCCATATACTTCGAGAGATAGGCCTAAGACTCTCCCATTGCTCCCATTGTGTACCCAAACTGGAACCAATTCCTGAGTGGCCTCCTCTGGCTTCTTGTGGAGTACCCCCTTTTCAGAAGCCCCTTAAAAATGCCAGCCGGCTGTCTAGAGATCATGCCACTCTAAATGGAGCACTACAGCTTGCCACCAAACAGTTAAGCCGAACGTTGAGTAGAGCCACTCCCATACCTGAATACCTAAAACAGATCCCTAATTCATGTGTTTCTGGTTGTTGCTGTGGCTGGTTAACTAAAACAGTTAAGGAAACAACCCGCACTGAACCCATCAACACGACTTACTCATACACTGACTTCCAAAAGGCAGTTAATAGACTCCTAACTGCATCACTATAA